A single Blastococcus colisei DNA region contains:
- the rfbA gene encoding glucose-1-phosphate thymidylyltransferase RfbA — protein MRGIILAGGTGSRLFPITQAVSKQLMPVYDKPMIYYPLSTLMMAGVREVLIITTPGDQAAFRALLGDGARFGMRIEYAVQPHPEGLAQAFLIGADFLDGEPAALVLGDNIFYGAGLGTALSRLPSPAGGHVFAYHVSNPREYGVVEFDTDGRVLSIEEKPARPKSSFAVPGLYFYAGDVVEVARGISPSARGELEITAVNEHYLREGRLTVTALDRGTAWLDTGTFASLRQATEFVSVVEERQGLKIGCIEEVAWRNGWLDDDGLRRAAEPLGKSGYGDYLLALLHGL, from the coding sequence GTGCGAGGCATCATTCTGGCGGGCGGGACCGGGAGCCGGCTGTTCCCCATCACCCAGGCCGTGAGCAAGCAGCTCATGCCCGTGTACGACAAGCCGATGATCTACTACCCGCTCTCGACGCTGATGATGGCCGGCGTCCGCGAGGTGCTGATCATCACCACGCCCGGCGACCAGGCCGCCTTCCGCGCGCTGCTCGGGGACGGCGCCCGGTTCGGCATGCGCATCGAGTACGCCGTCCAGCCGCACCCCGAGGGGCTGGCGCAGGCCTTCCTCATCGGGGCGGACTTCCTCGACGGCGAGCCCGCGGCCCTCGTGCTCGGCGACAACATCTTCTACGGCGCCGGACTGGGCACCGCCCTCAGCCGGCTCCCCTCCCCGGCCGGCGGGCACGTCTTCGCCTACCACGTTTCCAACCCGCGGGAGTACGGCGTCGTGGAGTTCGACACCGACGGCCGGGTGCTCTCCATCGAGGAGAAGCCGGCCCGGCCCAAGAGCTCCTTCGCGGTGCCGGGGCTGTACTTCTACGCCGGCGACGTCGTCGAGGTGGCCCGCGGCATCAGCCCCAGCGCCCGGGGCGAGCTGGAGATCACCGCGGTCAACGAGCACTACCTGCGCGAGGGGCGGCTGACCGTCACGGCGCTGGACCGGGGCACCGCCTGGCTGGACACCGGCACGTTCGCCTCGCTGCGCCAGGCCACCGAGTTCGTCTCGGTGGTCGAGGAACGGCAGGGGCTCAAGATCGGCTGCATCGAGGAGGTCGCCTGGCGCAACGGCTGGCTCGACGACGACGGGCTGCGGCGCGCGGCCGAGCCGCTGGGCAAGAGCGGTTACGGCGACTACCTGCTCGCGCTCCTGCACGGGCTCTGA
- a CDS encoding metallopeptidase family protein: protein MSRPPNRSRRDRHGRGLRGRLVPSEVPLARSRAEQFDDLVLDAVEDIERRWERELAGVEFAVEDVPWVEHTSPDDVVLDADVLDDASVPLARVLPAHRDNGREVPPRIVVYRRPLEIRAHDRDDLADLVRDVVVDQVAVLLGRDPEEIDPTG from the coding sequence ATGAGCCGACCCCCGAACCGCTCCCGCCGCGACCGCCACGGTCGCGGACTGCGCGGCCGCCTGGTGCCCAGCGAGGTCCCGCTGGCCCGCAGCCGCGCCGAGCAGTTCGACGACCTGGTCCTCGACGCCGTGGAGGACATCGAGCGCCGCTGGGAGCGTGAGCTGGCCGGCGTCGAGTTCGCCGTCGAGGACGTGCCCTGGGTCGAGCACACCAGTCCCGACGACGTCGTCCTGGACGCCGACGTCCTGGACGACGCCTCCGTGCCGCTGGCCCGGGTGCTGCCCGCCCACCGCGACAACGGCCGCGAGGTGCCGCCGCGGATCGTCGTCTACCGGCGACCGCTGGAGATCCGGGCGCATGACCGCGACGACCTCGCCGACCTCGTGCGCGACGTGGTCGTCGACCAGGTCGCGGTCCTGCTGGGCCGGGACCCCGAGGAGATCGACCCCACCGGCTGA
- a CDS encoding coenzyme F420-0:L-glutamate ligase: protein MAEEGPRPAHPSQAQGGARDGAVPSGVSILPVHGLPEFAPDDDLAAAIAGAAPWLADGDVVVVTSKAVSKVEGRLLHVPPGADREAVRLQAVEDEAVRVVARRGPLAIVQTRQGWVVAAAGIDASNVRQDVLVLLPEDADASARRLRDRLRELLGVGVAVVVSDTFGRTWREGLTDVAVGSAGIAALTDHRGAVDAWGNRLETTRVAVVDELASAADLVKGKLAGVPVAVVRGLPPAPAGEDDPGTRPLVRLPADDLFPYGARDLVRAREPGAELVPRAGELSAAASAFRVASAALPEFPVVLRHGGEGDGVIDVHLTDTPNLTTALNLGALLGAAIVQLHAEGWATRWEPVGTPGGSSLVGRLWLGTLPAVL from the coding sequence ATGGCTGAAGAAGGACCCCGTCCTGCCCACCCTTCGCAGGCTCAGGGTGGGGCCCGGGACGGGGCCGTTCCATCGGGTGTATCGATCCTGCCCGTCCACGGGCTACCCGAGTTCGCGCCGGACGACGACCTGGCGGCGGCGATCGCGGGCGCGGCGCCCTGGCTGGCCGACGGCGACGTCGTCGTCGTCACCTCCAAGGCGGTCTCCAAGGTGGAGGGCCGGCTCCTGCACGTGCCTCCCGGGGCCGACCGCGAGGCGGTCCGCCTGCAAGCGGTCGAGGACGAGGCGGTGCGCGTGGTGGCCCGCCGCGGACCCCTGGCGATCGTCCAGACCCGTCAGGGCTGGGTGGTGGCCGCCGCGGGCATCGACGCCTCGAACGTGCGCCAGGACGTCCTCGTGCTCCTCCCGGAGGACGCCGACGCCTCCGCCCGCCGCCTGCGCGACCGGCTCCGGGAGCTGCTCGGCGTCGGGGTCGCCGTGGTGGTGAGCGACACCTTCGGCCGGACCTGGCGCGAGGGGCTCACGGACGTGGCGGTCGGCTCGGCCGGGATCGCCGCGCTGACCGACCACCGGGGAGCGGTGGACGCCTGGGGCAACCGTCTGGAGACCACCCGCGTGGCGGTCGTCGACGAGCTCGCCTCCGCCGCGGACCTGGTCAAGGGGAAGCTGGCCGGGGTCCCCGTCGCGGTCGTCCGCGGGCTCCCGCCGGCACCGGCCGGCGAGGACGATCCGGGCACGCGGCCCCTCGTGCGGCTGCCGGCCGACGACCTCTTCCCCTACGGCGCGCGCGACCTCGTCCGCGCCCGGGAGCCGGGCGCCGAACTGGTCCCGCGGGCCGGCGAGCTCTCCGCGGCGGCCTCCGCCTTCCGCGTCGCCAGCGCCGCCCTCCCGGAGTTCCCGGTGGTCCTCCGCCACGGGGGCGAGGGCGACGGCGTCATCGACGTCCACCTCACCGACACCCCGAACCTGACGACGGCGCTGAACCTGGGCGCCCTGCTCGGCGCGGCGATCGTGCAGCTGCACGCCGAGGGATGGGCGACCCGCTGGGAGCCCGTCGGGACGCCCGGCGGCTCCTCACTCGTCGGGAGGTTGTGGCTCGGCACCCTCCCGGCGGTTCTATAA
- the cofD gene encoding 2-phospho-L-lactate transferase, translating to MQIVVLAGGTGGARFLRGVRAARPEAEITAVVNTGDDVTLHGLRICPDLDTVMYTLGGGIDEERGWGRAGESWTVKEELAAYGADPDWFGLGDRDVATHLVRTRMLDAGYPLSAVTAALADRWQPGVTLLPMSDQRVETHVVVPDPESDRQRAIHFQEWWVRHRAALDPRAFVQIGVDVARPAPGVVESFATADAVLLAPSNPVVSIGTILGVPGLRAALLASPARIVGVSPIVGGAVVRGMADRCLPALGIEVSAEGVGRHYGARSAEGLLDAWLVAPDDPADVPGVDVRQVPLLMSSPEATAALARAALDAADG from the coding sequence GTGCAGATCGTCGTGCTGGCTGGTGGGACCGGAGGGGCTCGATTCCTGCGTGGGGTTCGCGCCGCCCGGCCGGAGGCGGAGATCACCGCCGTCGTCAACACCGGCGACGACGTGACATTGCACGGCCTGCGGATCTGCCCGGACCTCGACACCGTGATGTACACCCTCGGCGGAGGCATCGACGAGGAGCGGGGCTGGGGCCGGGCCGGCGAGAGCTGGACGGTCAAGGAGGAGCTCGCCGCCTACGGCGCCGACCCCGACTGGTTCGGCCTGGGCGACCGCGACGTGGCGACCCACCTCGTCCGCACCCGCATGCTCGACGCCGGCTATCCGCTGTCGGCGGTGACCGCGGCGCTCGCCGACCGCTGGCAGCCGGGTGTGACCCTGCTGCCGATGAGCGACCAGCGGGTCGAGACGCACGTCGTCGTTCCCGACCCGGAGTCGGACAGGCAGCGCGCGATCCACTTCCAGGAGTGGTGGGTTCGGCACCGCGCCGCCCTCGACCCGCGGGCCTTCGTCCAGATCGGGGTCGACGTGGCCCGCCCGGCCCCGGGTGTCGTCGAGTCCTTCGCCACGGCCGACGCCGTCCTGCTCGCGCCGTCGAACCCGGTGGTGTCGATCGGCACGATCCTCGGCGTCCCCGGCCTGCGCGCGGCGCTGCTCGCCTCCCCGGCCCGCATCGTCGGCGTCTCGCCCATCGTCGGAGGTGCCGTCGTCCGCGGGATGGCCGACCGCTGCCTGCCCGCCCTGGGCATCGAGGTCAGCGCCGAGGGCGTCGGCCGGCACTACGGCGCCCGGTCCGCCGAGGGCCTCCTCGACGCCTGGCTGGTGGCCCCCGACGACCCCGCGGACGTCCCGGGGGTCGACGTCCGGCAGGTGCCCCTGCTCATGTCCTCCCCCGAGGCCACCGCGGCGCTGGCCCGCGCCGCCCTCGATGCCGCCGATGGCTGA
- a CDS encoding dTDP-4-dehydrorhamnose 3,5-epimerase family protein, which produces MQIRELAVPDSYVLDLVPHGDARGRFTEWYRADVLAEATGFALTLAQANHSVSARGALRGVHFALVPPGQAKYVYCPSGKVLDVVVDIRLGSPTFGVHDSVLLDSAEPRAVYLAEGLGHAFVSLTDHSSVTYLVSTGYSPGREFGVDPMDPELDLPWPSGLEFEFSAKDRAAPTLAEAQESGLLPTMEQCAARYAELRALSS; this is translated from the coding sequence GTGCAGATCCGCGAACTCGCCGTCCCGGACAGCTACGTGCTGGACCTCGTGCCGCACGGGGACGCCCGCGGACGCTTCACCGAGTGGTACCGCGCCGACGTGCTCGCCGAGGCCACCGGCTTCGCGCTCACCCTGGCCCAGGCCAACCACAGCGTGTCCGCCCGCGGCGCCCTGCGCGGGGTGCACTTCGCGCTCGTCCCGCCCGGCCAGGCGAAGTACGTGTACTGCCCCTCGGGCAAGGTCCTCGACGTGGTCGTGGACATCCGCCTCGGCTCGCCGACGTTCGGCGTCCACGACTCGGTCCTGCTCGACAGCGCCGAGCCGCGTGCGGTCTACCTCGCCGAGGGGCTGGGCCACGCCTTCGTCTCGCTGACGGACCACAGCTCGGTCACCTACCTGGTGTCCACGGGCTACTCCCCCGGCCGCGAGTTCGGCGTCGACCCGATGGACCCCGAGCTGGACCTGCCGTGGCCCTCCGGCCTCGAGTTCGAGTTCTCGGCCAAGGACCGGGCCGCCCCGACGCTCGCCGAGGCCCAGGAGTCGGGTCTGCTGCCGACGATGGAGCAGTGCGCGGCGCGGTACGCCGAACTGCGCGCGCTGTCCTCCTGA
- a CDS encoding WhiB family transcriptional regulator → MGQGIAGLLGIGAEADAQSWQEQALCAETDPEAFFPEKGGSTREAKKICTGCEVKAQCLEYALANDERFGIWGGLSERERRRLRRRAV, encoded by the coding sequence ATGGGCCAGGGGATCGCCGGCCTGCTGGGCATCGGTGCCGAGGCCGACGCCCAGTCGTGGCAGGAGCAGGCGCTGTGCGCCGAGACCGACCCCGAGGCGTTCTTCCCCGAGAAGGGCGGCTCCACCCGCGAGGCGAAGAAGATCTGCACCGGCTGCGAGGTCAAGGCGCAGTGCCTGGAGTACGCGCTCGCCAACGACGAGCGCTTCGGCATCTGGGGCGGCCTGTCCGAGCGTGAGCGCCGCCGGCTGCGTCGCCGCGCCGTCTGA